The Streptomyces sp. TLI_105 DNA segment CCCTCGGCCCCGCGGCCTCCGGCGTGCTGCTGCAACTGGGGACCTGGCGCCTGCTGTTCCTGGCCGTGCTGCCCATCGCCGGAGCCATGGCCCTCTTCGGCCGGCGCCAACTGGTCAACATCGGCGAGCCGCAGGCCGGCCCCATCGACTGGTTGTCCGTCCCCCTGGCGGCCATGGGCTTCGGCGCCCTCGTCTACGGCCTGAGCGGGCTCGGTGCCGAGGGCGCGGCCCAGGCCCCCGTGCCCCCGGTGGTCACGACCGTGGCCGGCGGCGTGCTGGTGGGCCTGTTCGCATGGCGACAGCTGGCACTGCAGCGCTCGTCCACACCGCTGCTCGACCTGCGCACCCTGACGTACCGGCACTTCTCCGTGGCGCTCGGCCTGATGTGCCTGTCCTTCATGGCCCTCATGGGCGGGTTCATCCTGCTGCCGATCTACCTGCAGGAGGTGTCCGGCCTGACCTCGCTGCAGACCGGGCTGCTCCTCATCCCCGGCGGCCTGACCATGGGCCTGCTCGGACCGCAGGTCGGCAAGCTCTACGACCGGCTCGGCGCACCACGCCTGGTCGTGCCAGGAGCCGCGCTCACAGCGGTCTGTCTCGCCCTGTTCGCTCTCACGGGCGAACAGACCTCGCCGTGGCTGGTGCTCGCCCTTCACGTGGCTCTGAGCGTCGGCATGGCGTTCGTCTTCACCCCGGTCTTCACCTCAGGCCTGTCCGTACTGCCGCCGCACCTCTACCCCCACGGCTCCGCCATCCTGGGCTCGCTCCAGCAGGTCGCGGCCGCCGCCGGCACCGCCCTGGTCATCAGCGTCATGTCGGGACACGCCGCCACGGCGGCAGCCGACGGCGCCGACGCCACCGGCGCCCTGGCGACGGGCATCCGGTGGGGATTCGGCGTCGGCGCCGTGATCGGAGGACTGACCGTGCTGGTCGCCCTGCTGGTCCGCACCCCGCCCGCCCCGCAGCCGCCCGCCGAGTCGGAGGTCCGGGACGAGGGCGGCACCACGGACAAGGCCGCCCAGTCACCCGCCTGCTGACGCCGGTCGGCGCACCGCGGTCCGGAGCTCAGGGACTGTCCGCGGTGCCCTCGTCCGTCGAGCGTACGAGCGCGGGCCGGCCCTGCGGCCCGCGCCGGGCGTCGTGCGTGGGTCTCGGGGTCAGCCCGCTGCGGTGAGTTCACCGCTGAGGGAGCCGTGCAGGCCGGCGCTGGGGCCGTTGAGGCCCGTGATCTCCACGGTCTTGCCGCGCCGGCGGTAACGGTGCTCGATGGCGTCGAGCGCCGCCACCGAAGAGGCGTCCCAGATGTGGGCGGCGGAGAGGTCGATGACGACCCTGTCGGGGTCGCCGGCGTAGTCGAAGCGGCCGACGAGCTCGTTGGACGAGGCGAAGAACAGCTGGCCGGTGACGGCGTAGACGACCTGGCCGCCGTCGGGGTCGATGACCGCGGTGACGTCCGCGAGCCGCGCGACGCGCTTGGCGAAGACGACCATCGCGGTGACGGACCCCGTTACCACGCCCACGGCGAGGTTGTGGGTGGCGACCACGCACACCACCGTGACGGTCATGACGACGATCTCGCCCGCGGGCATCCGCTTCAGCGTCCTGGGCGCGACGGAGTGCCAGTCGAAGGTCGCGAAGCAGACCATGACCATGACGGCGACCAGGGCGGCCATCGGGATGTCGGAGACGACCGGTCCGAAGACGATGCACAGCACCATCAGGAACACGCCCGCCAGGAAGGTGGACAGGCGGGTCCGGGCGCCGGAGACCTTCACGTTGATCATGGTCTGACCGATCATGGCGCAGCCGCCCATGCCTCCGAAGAAGCCGGTGACGATGTTCGCG contains these protein-coding regions:
- a CDS encoding DHA2 family efflux MFS transporter permease subunit — its product is MTEGTMLAPHAPPALPAARVTAVLRILVLSTFVVLLNETIMVNAIPRLMREFEVTAAAAGWLSTSFMLTMAVVIPVTGWFLQRVTTRTAFGLAMALFLAGTTLAAAAPAFPVLLAARVIQAGGTAVMMPLLMTTLMTLVPPHDRGRVMGNITLVISVAPALGPAASGVLLQLGTWRLLFLAVLPIAGAMALFGRRQLVNIGEPQAGPIDWLSVPLAAMGFGALVYGLSGLGAEGAAQAPVPPVVTTVAGGVLVGLFAWRQLALQRSSTPLLDLRTLTYRHFSVALGLMCLSFMALMGGFILLPIYLQEVSGLTSLQTGLLLIPGGLTMGLLGPQVGKLYDRLGAPRLVVPGAALTAVCLALFALTGEQTSPWLVLALHVALSVGMAFVFTPVFTSGLSVLPPHLYPHGSAILGSLQQVAAAAGTALVISVMSGHAATAAADGADATGALATGIRWGFGVGAVIGGLTVLVALLVRTPPAPQPPAESEVRDEGGTTDKAAQSPAC